The window CATCACTTCGAAACAGACTTTGCTGTTGCGCTGAATGTTCCCGATCTTCTGCCCTTTGCTTAATCCGTGAATATAAATTGCTCCGGCCATGTAAACAAAATGCACAGGTGTGACATAGGGAAACCCGTTGTCGTTCAGTGTTGCCAGATGCCCCACCTGGGATGTGGTTAAAAGTGCGTTGATCTGATCTGTGGTCAGTTGATGAGCCCTCATACGTCCTTGCATGATCTAATCCCTCTATATATTTTTCACGCCGGATTACTTGAAAAACGAAAGCAGTGCGTGAAGGTTGGTCATGGGATGGGGCGGGCACCCCGGAATAAACAGGTCCACCGGCAGGATCTTGTCCAGCCCCTCGGTGATTTCGGGGCTTCCGGTGAAAGGACCGCCGCTGATGGTGCATGATCCCACGGCAATGACCACCTTGGGAGATGGTGTGGCCTCATAGGTCTGGAGTAGAGCCGTTTTCATGTTCCTGGATATCGGGCCTGTAACCACAATCCCGTCGGCATGGCGGGGGGAGGCGACAAAGTTTATCCCAAACCTGGCCAGGTCAAAAAACGGGGTGGCCAGTACGTTCAAATCTGCCTCGCAGGCATTGCAGCCGGCCGCTGATACCTGGCGCAATTGCAGGGAGCGTCCAAACAACTTTTTAAAATGCTGCTTGGCGTGCTGGGCCAGGGCCGGAAGATCACCTGAGGTTATAAGGTCTGCCCGTTGTGATGTTGAAATTTCATAATCATTGGTAAACTTGATCTGGCCGTTGGAGGTATTTTCGCAAGTCCCGCAGAAAATGCACCGGCCCATGTCAATCTTTTGATTCTGCACATCTATGGCATCCTGGGGACAGGATGCGGCACAGGCTTCAAGGGTCTGCCTGGAAATATTATTCTGGATGACCGGTCTGCCTCGGTAGCGGGGAAACACTTTGACTGGTTCTTCGGGATACCTGTTGGTTCGGTATCCTTGTTCAAATCTGTTTTTCAGTACACTAAGCATATGATGTTCTCCGCATTTCTAAAGATCAAATCCGCAATAGGATAGATTGAAACTCTTATTGTTCAGGGGAAAATCCGAGATTCCGGTGTCCCTTAACGCCATGGCCAGTCCGTTCCAGTTGTGAAAAGAAGGATCCTTAATTTTGTACCGTAGAATTTTTCCGTTTTCATCGGTCAGGACAGCATGGGACACTTCCCCCCGCCACCCCTCATTCAAGGCCACGGAAAAGCTTGAAGCCGGCAATGAATTGGCTATTATGCCCTCGCTTACAAGGCTGGTTTCCACGGGGATGGCCGCCAGGGATTCAACAATCTGAAGGGACTGGTGGACCTCGTCATATCTGACCCGGGCCCGGGCATAAACGTCACCGGTACCTTTTTTATTTTCAGGGATGCCCAGATGCGAATAATGTTCCGTGGGGAAACACCGTCTCACGTCATAGGCCATTCCGCTGGCCCGGCCGGCCGGCCCCACCAGACCCAGATACTCTGCATCTTCGTGGCTGACAGCGCCACAGCCTTCAAATCGGGCACGGACGGTGACTGCGTTGAATAAAAGTTCCAGGGCATGTGTCACTTCGGGCCGAAGCTCTATCAGTCTGTCATTGAGTACTCTTCTGATATCATTGGACAGGGAAAACCGGACTCCTCCGGGCCTGACCAGACCTTTTCCGAACCGGTTGCCGCAAATCAGCAGAGAGAGGTTGAGAAAATCGCCTCTGATTCGGCCAAAATAGTTGGCCGGAGGCAGAAAGGCCACGTCGCCGCTGAGTGCTCCCAGATCTCCAATGTGGTTGGCCAGACGCTCTAGCTCCAAAGCAACGGTACGGATAACCTGAGCTCCCGGATCCGGTTCAATACCGGTCAATGCTTCAAAATTCTGGGCCATGCACAGGCTGTGACCGATGGTTGTATCACCTGCAATGTTTTCCGCCAAAATGGGGAGCCGTTTGGCCGGAACAGTTAAAAGCTGTTTTTCAATGCCCCGGTGCTGGTAACCAAGCTGAATTTCCAGGTGAAGAACACGTTCCCCGATACAGTTAAACCTGAAATGGCCCGGCTCAATTACCCCGGCATGGACCGGCCCCACAGCCACTTCGTGGATCTCTTCACCTTGAACCTGGTAATATTTATAGTTTCCCGGAATATCCTGTGAATAATCGTTGCCGAATACATCAGGCGCATCTTCTGTGTAATTTTGATGATAGCGAACCATTTTCAGCCAGGGATGTCCCTGGGGATGGATACCGAACTGCTCGGCCATTTCCCTTTCAAACAGATGAAAGGGTTCGCAGATTCTGGTGAAGGACGGATAGGGATCCGGCACATCACAACCGGCCACGAAAAGCTCCTTGGTGCGCAACACCGCCAGAAGTTTAAGCTTACCCTTGTCCGGATATGCAAAATAGTGGACAACTTTTCCGCCGTTGGTCACCATATCCAGGGCCTGCCTGCGGAAATCGTCAAAATTCAGGTGGGGAATAGACTCCCTGGAGATTTTTTTGGCGTTTGATATTTGTAAAAAAGCGTTGCTCATCTAAGTCCTCCGCCAATGGCTGTTACTGCATCGGATATGGTTTGATTCAATGAATCCGGGATAAAAAAACATAAGATCAGTGAAGTCAGGAGTAATAGATACTGGGGCCACACCATGCCGGCCCTTTCTTTAATTTTGATCTCAGTGTCGCACTCTTCAAAGGAAATTTTCATGATCTGGTTGGAAAACCCTGCAAAAATAACGCACAGGCTCAGTATGAAGACAGTGACGGCAGCGTGGAAGCCGGCCCTGAAGGCTGCAACAATAATGCAAACCTCCCCGATAAAAAGGCCGAAGGGCGGAAAACCGGCAATCCCGGCGAATCCGGCAAAAAAGGCCACAAAGGTCCGGGGCATGCCCTTAACCAGGTTTCCGGTATTCTTGATCAGACGATTCCCGTATCCCAGGAGAATATTTCCCGAGGAGAGAAACAAAGAGGACTTGATCAGGCTGTGGTGGATCATGCAGATGACAGCACCGTATACCCCCAGGCCGCCCACACCGGTACCAAATGCGATGATTCCCATATTCTCGATACTGGAGTAAGCCAGCATCCGTTTGTATTCGTTTTGTTTGAGGATAAAGGTGGCCGCAGCCAGAATGGATAACAGCCCGAAGACCATGAGAATGCCGCCTGAAAAATCCTGAAGCCCTGCGGCAACCATTATTTTATTGGTTTTAAAGATCCCCAGATAAGCGCAGTTCAAAAGTACCCCGGACAAGAGGGCTGATGCGGGGCTTGGGGCTTCACTGTGGGCGTCGGGCAGCCAGGTATGCATGGGCGCAAGTCCCATCTTTGTGCCGTATCCCACCAGAATAAAGACAAATCCGGCTTTAAGCCAAACAGGGTCAAGGGTTTTGGCCACCCCGGCCAGGGCGGAAAAAGAGAGCGGGGTGCCAGCGTTTGCCTGACCCATGGAAAAAGCCACCAGAACTGACCCCAGAAGGGCCATGGCAATACCCACCGAGCAGATGAGAGCATACTTCCAGGTGGCCTCAAGGGAGGCGGCGGAGCGATGGGTGTAAATCAAAGGGGCGCTTGCCAGGGTGGTGGCCTCAATGGCGATCCACATGACCATGATATGGTCGGACAAAGTGACCATGCTCATGGTGGCCAGGAATACCAGCATGCAGCCGGTAAAAAGGTTTTCTGCCGGAATTTCGCTCTCTTTGAGGTAGCCCACGGTGTAAATGGAGATCAAAAAGAAGAGCAGGGAGATCACCAGGAGTGAAAGCATGCCTTCGGGTGTCACCGCAAAGTATTGATCAAAATATGCCGGGGGGTGATTTTTCCACAACCTGAACGAAAGCGTCAGATGAGTTGCTCCAATCAGCACCAGCAGGAGCCGGCCAAGAAATTTCGGCAAAAAAAATGCTATAAGACCGGCTATAAAAGGGATTGCAAAGACTAATTCAACCATACCCTAATCCTTTAACGTTCTGAGCAACGCTGTATCCACGTCGTCAAAGGTCTGTTTAATGTTACGCAGGATCACGGCCATGATCATAACTCCGGCCAGGACGTCCAGCAGAATACCGAATTCAACAATATGGCGGGTACCGACAGACAAGCCGGCCCCGAACAGAGTAATTCCGTTCTCCATCATGATATAGCCGATAACCATGGCTATAGCATTTCTTCGGGCTATGAGCAGAAACATTCCCGTCACCAGAAGGGCGATGGCCGTTGGCTCCAGCAGCTTAAACCCGCTCACGGCACCGATGTCCAGGCGTCCGGAAATATAGGTGGCACCGATGATCACAGCCAGGCCGCACAAAATGGAGGCATGGTACCCGACAATGGGCTCAACCACTCTGCGGATGGCTCCCTTTCTGATGGCCACAAAAATACTTAAAGGAATAATGATCCCTCGAATGACCAGGGTGGCCAGGGTAAATACCGTGCCGCTGGTACTCATATGATGACCGATAAAAAAGGGGATTATGGAGACGACAACACCCTGGAATCCCAACAGCTTTAACAGTATCAGCACCCGTTCGGCGCCGAATGAAAACAACACCGACAGCAGCACAAAGGATAGAATTAAATCAACCGGATTGAAAATCATTTCGCAAACTCCAAAGTAATAATGGTTGCAAAAAAGGCCAATGCAAAGGAAGTCAAAACAAACTGTGGTACCTTGTCCATCCTGTACCTGGCCATCACAGATTCTGTTACGCCCACGGATATGTAGACCACCAGAAGGCCGGCAATATACATCACCATCGGAAATCCGAAAAAGATTGATTCAAGTGGAAGAATCATTCTTGAAATAATGGAGGCATAGAACATGAGCTTGCAGAAAGAACCAAGCTCAATCAGACCAAAATCAGGGCCGCTGTGATCCAGAACCATGACTTCATGAATCATGGTCAGCTCAAGGTGGGTGGCCGGGTCATCCACCGGAACTCTGGAGTTTTCAGTCAGCAGTATGATAAACAATGAAATCACGATGAACAGTAACGGTGCCCCTGCAGAACTCCACATGTTGTGGGTGTTGCTGCCCGCGAAATAGGCGGATAATTGCAGCTCTCCGGTGAATCGGTAGAAAAAGATCAGAATCATGAACATGGCGGCTTCACAGATAATCGGGAAATACGCTTCCCTGGCAGCGCCCATGCCTTCAAAGGGAGATGCCGTATCCATGGCGGCGGCAATGGTGAAAAATCGACCCAGCCCCAGAATATACAGGACAAAGATCACATCGCCGTTAAAGGAGAACACTGGTTTGTACCCTGCAATGGGAAGGAACAGGAGAACAGTAACTGATGCGGCAAGGGAGATGATGGGACCCAGCTTAAATACAAAGGTTGTGCTGTTGCTGTAAACCGATCCCTTTTTAAACAGTTTGATCAGAGTGTAGTAATTGATCAAAATGGGTGGGCCTTTCTTCCCTCCGAAAAACGCCTTGACCTTCAGGATCAGGCCTGAAAAAAACGGTGCTACAAGAATGGCTGCAAGCCAGAGTAAAATGGATTGAATCATGGAGTAGTCCTTAACTATTAGGCTTTAGTTGCCGGGTGTTTTTATATGACAAACAGCAGCAATACAATTGCCAGCAAAATATATCCGATATAAAGATGAATATCCCCGTGCTGCATCCACCGAAGCTTGTCAAACAGGTAGAAAACAGGGCGGACAACCGCATTGTTCATGTGCAGCTCGGCAATGTCATTGACCTGACTGCGGTAATGGGTTTTTAAGGGGAACCGGCCGGTAATGGGCGGATGATCCTCAAAAACAGGTGCTGCGGCACTGAAAAATTCCACAATGGATCCGGAATAGGAAGAGCCTGTATACTGCATTTTGACTGTTGGCTGGGTAAACCCGCAGCCCCATGTTCCGGATGATGTGACGGTTTTGTTCTTATAGTATATTGACCGGACAAACATGACAATCAGGACCAGGACCAGGAAGATCAGAGCCCCGAGGGTAATATTGCAGGTCATCTGGCCAATGGGAGCAACAGAAACCGATCCGCAGTCTATGCCCAACGCCTGGACAGCATTCAGGGCCATCTGGATGAACACCTTTGAGAATACACCGATGATGACACACACGGCGGCAAGCAGAACCATGGGAATGATCATGGCCAGGCCATGTTCCTTGACATTTTCGGCAGCTTTGGTCCTGGGTTCTCCCTGGAACGCCACCCCGACCACCTTTGTAAAACAGGCGATGGCCAGACCGCCGATGACAGCCAGGGCGATAATGGCAAGCATACTCATGGCAAAGCTTATTGATCCTGAGGGGATGGCCTTGAAACTGCCCATATAAATCAAGAATTCACTGACAAATCCGTTAAAGGGCGGCAGGCCGCAAATGGCCAGGGAGCCGATGATAAATGTGGTACCGGTGGTTTTCATGCCTTTAAGCAATCCGCCCAGAGCATCAATGGATCGGGTGCCGGTCTGGTGCAGCACCATGCCGGCGCCCATGAACAGCAAAGATTTAAACACCGCGTGGTTGAGAATGTGGAGAATGCCTCCGGTAAATCCCAGGACAGCGATCACAGGATTTCCCGTTGCCGCACCGATCATACCCATACCCAGACCGATGAGAATAATCCCGATATTCTCCATACTGCAATAGGCCAAAAGCCGCTTGATATCGTTCTGGCCCAGGGCATAAACCACCCCCAGAACCCCGGAAACCACTCCCACAATCAAGGTGATATACCCGAACACAGGGGAATGAAGATTTAAAATTGAGTATACCCGAAGGATTCCGTAAATGCCTGTCTTGATCATCACCCCTGACATCACCGCTGATATATGGCTGGGGGCTGCGGGATGGGCATGGGGCAGCCAGACATGAAAGGGAAACACCCCGGCCTTGGACCCGAATCCGATGAAGGAGAGAATAAAGATTAAGATCTTTATTGTTTCAGGCATTTCAGCCAGAGACGCAAATTCGAAACTGCCGGTATAACCGTAAATGAGCCCAAATGCTGCCAGGATAAACATGGCGCCCACATGGGAAAAGATAAAATACAGGTACCCGGCCTTTCTGTTTTCGGCTGCCTCATGGCTGTAAATAACCAGAAAAAAGGAAGACAGGGACATAAATTCCCATGAAATCATAAAGGTCAGAATGTTTGAGGCCGTGACCACCAGCGCCATGGAGGCGATCAGGACACTGAAGAAAAAATAATTGACCCCGGTTTTGATGCCGTTCTCCTCGTTTGCCATGTAGTGAAAACTGTAAATGGCGGACATGAGGGACACTGCAAATATTGCGGTTAGAAAAAATGCGGAAAGACTGTCCACATGAAAGGAGAGAAAGAAGAGATCCAGATACTTTATGGAAAACGAGACCTCCACCGGATTCAAAAGCTTTCCTGCGGCATCAATCAGACCTGCGAGGGATCCTGCGCTTAGAAACAACACGGCAGCGACCCTTGCCAACGTTTTCTGCCTGGCAAAAACAAGCGATAAAAAGCCACCGAGCAGAACAATCAATGTGGAACCAAAGAAATAATACATACCTTCCCCAATTTTTTATTCGAAATTGTAGTTCTTTATCGTCAAGTTCCCTGATTTGGGAAAAACGCGATTGATAAATACATTGGGTTTTTTGAGTTTGTCAAGAAATTTGTTTCTTGATGCAACAGGCCTACAGCCGTATAATTACTCTTCCCAAAACCGCAGTTCAGCAATGTAAAGTTGCATTTACTATTTTAAAATTATACATAATTGTAAACCTTACAGGGTGAAATTAATACCGCTTTGAGCATCATTGCAGTAAATCAGATAAATAGTGTGATCATGGTTCTGCGGTTGCAATTTCCTTTGTAAAATGTCAGAAAAATAACATGAGATATGAAGGTCCCATATATCGTCCCCCCAGTGAGGCTGATTCACTTTTAATTCAGGCCACGGTTGGATGCCCTCACAATAGATGTACTTTTTGCACAATTTATAAAAATGGTCCCCGTTTCAGAATCAGATCTGTAAAAGAGATTATGGAGGATATAGATTCTGCATCTCAAATGTATGGACCTCATGTTAAAACCCTGTTTTTTCCGGCAGGAAATACCATTGCAATGAAAACTGATGACCTGGCCGCCATCTGTATCTATGCGCGCAGGATTTTTCCGGGTTTAGAACGGATAACGGTCTACGGCTCGTCCCAATATATTCATAAAAAAGGACCAAAAGGACTGAAACAATTGGCCGATGCCGGATTAAACCGTATACATGTTGGCCTTGAATCCGGAAATGATGAGGTTTTGCGCCATGTGAAAAAAGGAGTGGATGCCAAACGTCAGATTGAGGCCGGGCAATGGGTTGTTGACAGCGGCCTGGAATTAAGTCTCTATGTTGTGTTGGGGTTGGCAGGAGTGACCTTAACCGATCCCCATGCAGACGCAACGGCAAATGTGCTCAACCAGATTAATCCCCACTTTATCAGGCTTAGAACCTTTGTGCCTAAAATCAATACGCCGATATTGGATGAGGTTCAGTCCGGTCACTTTAAAATGCTGGGGCCGCATGGTATTTTAAAAGAATCGGAACGGTTGATCAGACAGTTGGAGGTGACCTCTTATTTAGCCAGTGACCACTACACGAATTATATTGATGTTCACGGGAAATTACCTGAGTCCAAAAATCTAATGTTAGAACAGATTCAGGCCGCATATCAGTTGCCTGAGTCTCAATTTCGGCCTTTTTTTATTGGAGATCAATAAAGATTTCCTTCAACACTCTTTTATAAAGGAAGTAATGTCCCCATGAAAATATCAGGCAGAAACATTGGAAAGCTGGCTTTTGAAATCAATCAGGACGGCTACACGTACACCCTTGACGCCCCTGAAAGTATCGGGGGTGAGGGCCGGGGGCCATCACCCAAAGGACTTCTCTTGAGCAGCCTGATCGGATGTACCGGCATTGATGTGGCCATGATTCTGGATAAAATGCGAGTGACCATCCAGGACATGGAAATTACGGCTGAAACAGAGCTGACAGACCAGGAACCTTCGGTATTTAAGGAAATTATCTTGTCGTATCACATTACCGGCAATGAAAAAGATGAAAAAAAAATCAAACGGGCTGTTTCCCTGTCCATGGAAACCTACTGCGGGGTTTCTGCAATGCTGGAAAAAAACAGCCCTGTGGTCCCTAAAATTTACTTGAACGGTAAAGAAATTTAACAGTTGAAAAACATTTCTTTGCCTTGATTTTCCGGTATGAATACACCCATGACTGAACATATTGAACATACTGAATATAGTGAAATAATAATCATTGGCGCAGGCCCCGCAGGGCTCACCTGTGCCCGCATCCTGGCCCAGGCAGGTCGTCAGGTGGTGCTGATCGAACGAAAAAAGCAACCCGGACCCAAGGTATGTGCCGGAGGAATCACCTGGAACGGTTTTTTGCGCCATGTGCCGCAGCAAATTCTTCAGCGCACTTTTCCAGAGCAGCATATTATCACCCCCTGGCAGCATGTTTATGTTCGGGAAGAACAGCCTATCATTGCCACAGTGGACCGTGCTGAACTGGGAAGCTGGATGAGCGAGAAGGCCATACAGGCAGGTGCCCGGATTTTAACCCAGACCAAAGCCCTCCATATTTCTGACGACCGGGTGGTCGTTCAAAGCCAAAATCAAAGGCGTGACATACGATATTCCTTTCTCATAGGAGCCGATGGGGCCAATTCTATGGTCCGTCGATATTTAAACTTGCCGGCCAGGTTCGTGGGAGTTGCCCTCAATGCCATGCTGCCCATGCGCAGAGAAGCCATGGAGTGGCATTTGTGCCCCAGATATTTCCGGCATGGTTATGGTTGGATCTTCCCCCATAAGGATGCAATTTCCGTAGGTGCCTATATTGAATCAGGAAAGCTTTCCACCCAAACCCTGAAATGCAATCTGATGGATTGGGCCAGGGAGCAGGGAATTATTATTCCGCCTCACATGATAAGAGCCGGGCGCATCAATTTCGACTATTGCGGGCACATGTTTGGCAGGATTTCTCTAATTGGTGAGGCGGCCGGCTTTGCCTCCGGGCTCACCGGCGAAGGGATCTATCCCGCCATTGTATCAGCCCGCTGCGTTGCTCATACGCTTCTTGGTTACAAAGCGCAGTCAGGTGAGATCAAAAACCTGATTAAACACCAGCAAAGGCATTCGCGTATGCTCAAGCTTGCCGGTCGGCACCCGATCCTTGGAGGGGTTTTAACCAATGCCCTGATTCTCATGCTGCGTATGCGCCTTATCAGATTCAACACTCTGGAACTTACGGAGTAAGCATCCGTATTCATACAGACAATGGTTATATATGGTCAAGCCTGGAAAGGTTGTCGGTGTCGGTGCCTGTGTCGGTGCCTGTGCCTGTGCATTGGCACTATTGTTTCCAGAATTCGGGCACCAGAAGAATGATCACAGTATAAATTTCCAGTCGTCCTGCCAGCATACACCAGGACA is drawn from uncultured Desulfobacter sp. and contains these coding sequences:
- a CDS encoding proton-conducting transporter membrane subunit, whose product is MVELVFAIPFIAGLIAFFLPKFLGRLLLVLIGATHLTLSFRLWKNHPPAYFDQYFAVTPEGMLSLLVISLLFFLISIYTVGYLKESEIPAENLFTGCMLVFLATMSMVTLSDHIMVMWIAIEATTLASAPLIYTHRSAASLEATWKYALICSVGIAMALLGSVLVAFSMGQANAGTPLSFSALAGVAKTLDPVWLKAGFVFILVGYGTKMGLAPMHTWLPDAHSEAPSPASALLSGVLLNCAYLGIFKTNKIMVAAGLQDFSGGILMVFGLLSILAAATFILKQNEYKRMLAYSSIENMGIIAFGTGVGGLGVYGAVICMIHHSLIKSSLFLSSGNILLGYGNRLIKNTGNLVKGMPRTFVAFFAGFAGIAGFPPFGLFIGEVCIIVAAFRAGFHAAVTVFILSLCVIFAGFSNQIMKISFEECDTEIKIKERAGMVWPQYLLLLTSLILCFFIPDSLNQTISDAVTAIGGGLR
- a CDS encoding NADH-quinone oxidoreductase subunit H, whose product is MIQSILLWLAAILVAPFFSGLILKVKAFFGGKKGPPILINYYTLIKLFKKGSVYSNSTTFVFKLGPIISLAASVTVLLFLPIAGYKPVFSFNGDVIFVLYILGLGRFFTIAAAMDTASPFEGMGAAREAYFPIICEAAMFMILIFFYRFTGELQLSAYFAGSNTHNMWSSAGAPLLFIVISLFIILLTENSRVPVDDPATHLELTMIHEVMVLDHSGPDFGLIELGSFCKLMFYASIISRMILPLESIFFGFPMVMYIAGLLVVYISVGVTESVMARYRMDKVPQFVLTSFALAFFATIITLEFAK
- a CDS encoding OsmC family protein; this encodes MKISGRNIGKLAFEINQDGYTYTLDAPESIGGEGRGPSPKGLLLSSLIGCTGIDVAMILDKMRVTIQDMEITAETELTDQEPSVFKEIILSYHITGNEKDEKKIKRAVSLSMETYCGVSAMLEKNSPVVPKIYLNGKEI
- a CDS encoding NADH-quinone oxidoreductase subunit K, which encodes MIFNPVDLILSFVLLSVLFSFGAERVLILLKLLGFQGVVVSIIPFFIGHHMSTSGTVFTLATLVIRGIIIPLSIFVAIRKGAIRRVVEPIVGYHASILCGLAVIIGATYISGRLDIGAVSGFKLLEPTAIALLVTGMFLLIARRNAIAMVIGYIMMENGITLFGAGLSVGTRHIVEFGILLDVLAGVMIMAVILRNIKQTFDDVDTALLRTLKD
- a CDS encoding radical SAM protein, whose product is MRYEGPIYRPPSEADSLLIQATVGCPHNRCTFCTIYKNGPRFRIRSVKEIMEDIDSASQMYGPHVKTLFFPAGNTIAMKTDDLAAICIYARRIFPGLERITVYGSSQYIHKKGPKGLKQLADAGLNRIHVGLESGNDEVLRHVKKGVDAKRQIEAGQWVVDSGLELSLYVVLGLAGVTLTDPHADATANVLNQINPHFIRLRTFVPKINTPILDEVQSGHFKMLGPHGILKESERLIRQLEVTSYLASDHYTNYIDVHGKLPESKNLMLEQIQAAYQLPESQFRPFFIGDQ
- the nuoB gene encoding NADH-quinone oxidoreductase subunit NuoB, producing MLSVLKNRFEQGYRTNRYPEEPVKVFPRYRGRPVIQNNISRQTLEACAASCPQDAIDVQNQKIDMGRCIFCGTCENTSNGQIKFTNDYEISTSQRADLITSGDLPALAQHAKQHFKKLFGRSLQLRQVSAAGCNACEADLNVLATPFFDLARFGINFVASPRHADGIVVTGPISRNMKTALLQTYEATPSPKVVIAVGSCTISGGPFTGSPEITEGLDKILPVDLFIPGCPPHPMTNLHALLSFFK
- a CDS encoding NADH-quinone oxidoreductase subunit C, whose translation is MSNAFLQISNAKKISRESIPHLNFDDFRRQALDMVTNGGKVVHYFAYPDKGKLKLLAVLRTKELFVAGCDVPDPYPSFTRICEPFHLFEREMAEQFGIHPQGHPWLKMVRYHQNYTEDAPDVFGNDYSQDIPGNYKYYQVQGEEIHEVAVGPVHAGVIEPGHFRFNCIGERVLHLEIQLGYQHRGIEKQLLTVPAKRLPILAENIAGDTTIGHSLCMAQNFEALTGIEPDPGAQVIRTVALELERLANHIGDLGALSGDVAFLPPANYFGRIRGDFLNLSLLICGNRFGKGLVRPGGVRFSLSNDIRRVLNDRLIELRPEVTHALELLFNAVTVRARFEGCGAVSHEDAEYLGLVGPAGRASGMAYDVRRCFPTEHYSHLGIPENKKGTGDVYARARVRYDEVHQSLQIVESLAAIPVETSLVSEGIIANSLPASSFSVALNEGWRGEVSHAVLTDENGKILRYKIKDPSFHNWNGLAMALRDTGISDFPLNNKSFNLSYCGFDL
- a CDS encoding NAD(P)/FAD-dependent oxidoreductase, which codes for MTEHIEHTEYSEIIIIGAGPAGLTCARILAQAGRQVVLIERKKQPGPKVCAGGITWNGFLRHVPQQILQRTFPEQHIITPWQHVYVREEQPIIATVDRAELGSWMSEKAIQAGARILTQTKALHISDDRVVVQSQNQRRDIRYSFLIGADGANSMVRRYLNLPARFVGVALNAMLPMRREAMEWHLCPRYFRHGYGWIFPHKDAISVGAYIESGKLSTQTLKCNLMDWAREQGIIIPPHMIRAGRINFDYCGHMFGRISLIGEAAGFASGLTGEGIYPAIVSARCVAHTLLGYKAQSGEIKNLIKHQQRHSRMLKLAGRHPILGGVLTNALILMLRMRLIRFNTLELTE
- a CDS encoding proton-conducting transporter membrane subunit, with protein sequence MYYFFGSTLIVLLGGFLSLVFARQKTLARVAAVLFLSAGSLAGLIDAAGKLLNPVEVSFSIKYLDLFFLSFHVDSLSAFFLTAIFAVSLMSAIYSFHYMANEENGIKTGVNYFFFSVLIASMALVVTASNILTFMISWEFMSLSSFFLVIYSHEAAENRKAGYLYFIFSHVGAMFILAAFGLIYGYTGSFEFASLAEMPETIKILIFILSFIGFGSKAGVFPFHVWLPHAHPAAPSHISAVMSGVMIKTGIYGILRVYSILNLHSPVFGYITLIVGVVSGVLGVVYALGQNDIKRLLAYCSMENIGIILIGLGMGMIGAATGNPVIAVLGFTGGILHILNHAVFKSLLFMGAGMVLHQTGTRSIDALGGLLKGMKTTGTTFIIGSLAICGLPPFNGFVSEFLIYMGSFKAIPSGSISFAMSMLAIIALAVIGGLAIACFTKVVGVAFQGEPRTKAAENVKEHGLAMIIPMVLLAAVCVIIGVFSKVFIQMALNAVQALGIDCGSVSVAPIGQMTCNITLGALIFLVLVLIVMFVRSIYYKNKTVTSSGTWGCGFTQPTVKMQYTGSSYSGSIVEFFSAAAPVFEDHPPITGRFPLKTHYRSQVNDIAELHMNNAVVRPVFYLFDKLRWMQHGDIHLYIGYILLAIVLLLFVI